The Lutibacter sp. Hel_I_33_5 genome has a window encoding:
- a CDS encoding prephenate dehydrogenase: protein MKNIYMIGIGLIGGSFAIDIKNHNPDVVIHGISRKDTTLNKALELNLIDKKATLDDLQNADLVIVSIPVDATLKLLPTILDKISDTTLVVDAGSTKEEICKVVEHHPKRRNFLACHPIAGTENSGPTAAIPGLYKGKTNIICEVEKTTFKLQEKALDLFRAIGMRIRYMDPISHDKHIAYVSHLSHISAFMLGKTVIQKEQNERDIFDMAGSGFASTVRLAKSSPAMWTPIFKQNKVNVIETLEEYIQNLEQFKKLMQEDNFEAIFSEMESTNHIKQILNGIK from the coding sequence ATGAAAAATATATACATGATTGGTATTGGTTTAATTGGTGGTAGTTTTGCCATAGATATAAAAAATCACAATCCAGACGTTGTAATACATGGAATCAGTAGAAAAGATACCACTTTAAATAAAGCGTTAGAACTTAATTTAATTGATAAAAAAGCAACTTTAGACGATTTGCAGAATGCAGATTTAGTAATTGTTTCTATTCCTGTTGATGCGACATTAAAACTATTACCAACAATTTTAGATAAAATATCAGATACCACTTTAGTTGTTGATGCTGGATCAACAAAAGAAGAAATTTGTAAAGTAGTTGAACATCATCCAAAGAGAAGAAATTTTTTAGCATGTCATCCAATTGCTGGGACTGAAAATTCTGGACCTACAGCAGCGATACCTGGCTTGTATAAAGGAAAAACGAATATTATTTGTGAAGTTGAAAAGACAACTTTTAAATTACAAGAAAAAGCTTTAGACCTTTTTAGAGCCATTGGAATGCGTATTCGATATATGGATCCAATTTCTCATGATAAGCATATTGCGTATGTTTCGCACCTGTCACATATAAGTGCATTTATGTTAGGTAAAACTGTGATTCAAAAAGAACAAAACGAACGTGATATTTTTGATATGGCAGGTTCAGGTTTTGCTTCAACAGTTCGTTTAGCAAAAAGTTCGCCAGCAATGTGGACACCAATTTTTAAACAGAATAAAGTTAATGTTATTGAAACATTAGAAGAATATATTCAAAATTTAGAGCAGTTTAAAAAACTGATGCAAGAAGATAATTTTGAAGCAATCTTTTCAGAAATGGAAAGTACAAATCATATTAAACAAATTTTAAACGGCATAAAATAA
- a CDS encoding pyridoxal phosphate-dependent aminotransferase, translating to MIEAAKRLDTVQEYYFSKKLREVRQLTLAGKPIIQMGIGSPDLQPPSEVLEAISSSLTDASAHKYQSYQGLPELRDAIASFYKNKFKVDVNPENEILPLMGSKEGIMHISMAFLNEGDEVLIPNPGYPTYTSVSKLVGANPVYYNLNEASNWQPNFEELEEQDLSKIKIMWVNYPHMPTGTNPLEDTFKKLVAFGKKHQILIINDNPYSFILNDAPKSILEVDGAKEIALELNSLSKTFNMAGWRVGMVLGNQDFINQILKVKSNMDSGMFYGIQKGAVKALQLGNDWFNKQNKIYEERRDLIFQLADKLNCTYSKNSTGLFVWAKIPEGKKSEEVTDSILYDKDIFITPGTVFGSQGEGYIRFSLCVTSEIIKEAISRL from the coding sequence ATGATAGAAGCAGCAAAAAGATTAGATACCGTTCAAGAATACTATTTCTCTAAAAAATTAAGAGAAGTTCGTCAATTAACATTGGCAGGAAAACCAATAATCCAAATGGGAATTGGAAGCCCAGATTTACAACCACCTTCAGAAGTTTTAGAGGCAATTTCAAGTAGTTTAACTGATGCATCTGCACATAAATATCAATCATATCAAGGTTTACCAGAATTAAGAGATGCGATTGCTTCTTTTTATAAAAATAAATTTAAGGTTGATGTAAATCCTGAGAATGAAATACTGCCTTTAATGGGGAGTAAAGAAGGAATTATGCATATTTCAATGGCTTTTTTAAATGAAGGTGATGAAGTTTTAATTCCTAATCCTGGATATCCAACATATACATCTGTATCAAAATTAGTTGGTGCAAATCCTGTGTATTATAATTTAAATGAAGCTTCAAATTGGCAACCGAATTTTGAGGAATTAGAAGAACAAGATTTAAGTAAAATAAAAATAATGTGGGTTAATTATCCGCATATGCCAACAGGAACAAATCCTTTAGAAGATACTTTTAAAAAGTTAGTTGCTTTTGGAAAAAAGCATCAAATTTTAATTATAAATGACAATCCTTATAGTTTTATTTTAAACGATGCGCCTAAAAGTATTTTAGAAGTTGACGGCGCAAAAGAAATTGCTTTAGAGTTAAATTCTTTAAGTAAAACGTTTAATATGGCTGGTTGGAGAGTAGGAATGGTTTTAGGAAATCAAGATTTTATCAACCAAATATTAAAAGTAAAAAGTAATATGGATTCTGGAATGTTTTACGGCATTCAAAAAGGAGCTGTTAAAGCTTTACAATTAGGAAATGATTGGTTTAATAAACAAAATAAAATATATGAAGAGCGTCGTGATTTAATTTTTCAGTTAGCTGATAAATTAAACTGTACGTATTCAAAAAACTCAACAGGATTATTTGTTTGGGCAAAAATTCCTGAAGGAAAAAAATCAGAAGAAGTTACAGATTCAATTTTGTATGATAAAGATATTTTTATTACCCCAGGAACTGTTTTTGGTTCTCAAGGGGAAGGATATATTCGTTTTTCATTATGTGTAACATCAGAAATAATTAAAGAGGCAATATCAAGATTATGA
- a CDS encoding prephenate dehydratase encodes MNKIIAIQGAEGSNHHKVARDFYGAAIQLKECMSFDVLVDSLLDNSANVGIMALENTIAGSIIPNYALIDKNDLHIVGEQYLNIHHHLMALPNQKLEDITEVCSHPMALLQCKEFFKKYPHIKLIEDVDTAEVAKRISKNNLKGVAAIAPKIAAEIFELEVIEDEIQTIKDNATRFVIVQTEKPNNGKDAINKASIKFQLDHKRGSLAAILNVLSDCKMNLTKIQSLPVIETPWKYSFFVDVTFDEYEAYEKAISIIKIMAAEFKVLGAYKNGRR; translated from the coding sequence ATGAATAAAATTATAGCCATACAAGGAGCAGAAGGCTCAAATCATCATAAAGTTGCACGCGACTTTTATGGTGCTGCCATTCAATTAAAAGAATGCATGTCTTTTGATGTTTTAGTAGATAGTCTTTTAGATAATTCTGCAAATGTTGGTATTATGGCTCTAGAAAACACTATTGCTGGATCTATCATTCCTAATTATGCTTTAATTGATAAGAATGATTTGCACATTGTAGGAGAACAATATTTAAACATTCATCATCACTTAATGGCATTGCCAAATCAAAAGTTAGAAGATATTACAGAAGTGTGTTCACATCCTATGGCATTGTTACAATGTAAAGAGTTCTTTAAAAAATATCCTCATATTAAATTAATTGAAGATGTTGATACAGCTGAAGTTGCTAAAAGAATTTCAAAAAACAATTTAAAAGGAGTTGCAGCAATTGCGCCAAAAATTGCAGCTGAAATTTTTGAGCTAGAAGTTATTGAAGATGAAATTCAAACGATAAAAGATAACGCAACACGTTTTGTAATTGTTCAGACTGAAAAGCCTAATAACGGAAAAGATGCTATTAATAAAGCATCAATAAAATTTCAGTTAGATCATAAGCGTGGAAGTTTAGCAGCAATCTTAAATGTATTGAGTGATTGTAAAATGAATTTAACAAAGATTCAATCGTTACCAGTGATAGAGACACCATGGAAATATTCATTTTTTGTTGATGTTACTTTTGATGAGTATGAAGCGTATGAAAAAGCCATTTCAATTATTAAAATAATGGCAGCAGAATTTAAAGTGTTGGGTGCATATAAAAACGGAAGAAGATGA
- a CDS encoding type IX secretion system membrane protein PorP/SprF produces the protein MFVFIKTIYLETPKELRLIKKITLLLIMFFCVKNFAQETLPIYSDYLSDNVYLVHPAAAGIGTCAKLRLTARQQWAGIKNAPELQTLSFHNKFTDKAAFGFVLFNDKNGFHSQKGIQSTYAYHLELDQGNVFNQLSFGLSFTFVQNQSDQSTFTGDPAVSQLIQSSSYYNADFGMAYHLGGFSSYLTVKNLLLSAKTGFNASFEPLNLRNYILSLGYYFGQNAKIQLEPSLMVQLRESTGERIADLNIKAYKNYENMQLWFALSYRRSFDTKPVQNLQYVTPIIGVNYNRFMFSYTYTKQINDIVLTNSGFNQISVGYDLFCKRQRASACPNIHSAFNGF, from the coding sequence ATGTTTGTTTTTATAAAAACTATATATTTGGAAACCCCTAAAGAATTAAGATTGATAAAAAAAATCACTTTATTATTAATCATGTTTTTTTGCGTGAAAAATTTCGCACAAGAAACATTACCTATTTATTCTGATTATTTATCAGATAATGTCTATTTAGTACATCCTGCTGCTGCAGGAATCGGTACGTGTGCAAAGTTACGTTTAACAGCTAGACAACAATGGGCAGGAATAAAAAATGCTCCAGAATTACAAACATTAAGTTTTCATAATAAGTTCACTGATAAAGCTGCTTTTGGGTTTGTTTTATTTAATGATAAGAACGGTTTTCATTCTCAAAAAGGAATTCAAAGCACCTATGCTTATCATTTAGAATTAGACCAAGGAAATGTATTTAATCAATTATCTTTTGGTTTGTCTTTTACTTTTGTACAAAATCAATCTGATCAAAGTACATTTACTGGTGATCCAGCAGTAAGTCAATTGATACAAAGCAGCTCTTATTATAATGCAGATTTTGGAATGGCTTATCATTTAGGTGGTTTTTCTTCATATTTAACGGTAAAGAATTTATTATTATCTGCAAAAACAGGTTTTAATGCTAGTTTTGAACCTTTAAACTTAAGAAACTATATTTTATCGCTTGGTTATTATTTTGGACAAAATGCTAAAATTCAACTTGAACCTTCATTAATGGTACAACTAAGAGAATCTACTGGTGAAAGAATTGCTGATTTAAATATTAAGGCCTATAAAAATTACGAAAATATGCAATTATGGTTTGCATTGTCATATAGAAGGAGTTTTGACACAAAACCTGTCCAAAACTTACAATACGTAACACCTATAATTGGCGTAAATTATAATCGTTTTATGTTTTCTTATACCTACACAAAACAAATAAATGATATTGTATTAACTAATAGTGGATTTAATCAAATTTCTGTTGGATACGACTTGTTTTGTAAAAGACAAAGAGCTTCTGCCTGTCCAAACATCCATTCAGCATTCAATGGCTTTTAA
- the murI gene encoding glutamate racemase, producing MKINKNAIGIFDSGVGGTSIWKEIVQTLPNENTIYLSDSKNAPYGQKSKEKIIELSIKNTELLLKKGCKMIVVACNTATTNAIKILRKKYDVPFIGIEPAIKPASLATKTNVIGILATKGTLNSDLFEKTSSKIDDEIVVLEQVGEGLVELIENGEIDSVKMTSLLEKYLQPMVVRNVDAIVLGCTHYPYLIKKIREIVGNDIKIIDSGEAVARQTKAILEKHKLSFSGLNEKTNHQFYINQPKENLSSLIKEYKKNITIKELDF from the coding sequence ATGAAAATCAATAAAAACGCTATTGGTATTTTTGATTCTGGGGTTGGTGGAACATCTATTTGGAAAGAAATAGTACAAACGTTACCCAATGAAAACACTATCTATTTGTCTGATAGTAAGAATGCCCCATATGGACAAAAATCTAAAGAAAAAATTATTGAATTAAGTATAAAAAACACAGAACTTCTATTAAAAAAAGGATGTAAAATGATAGTTGTAGCATGTAATACAGCGACTACAAATGCCATTAAAATCCTAAGAAAAAAGTATGATGTTCCGTTCATAGGAATAGAACCAGCAATTAAGCCAGCATCATTAGCGACTAAAACAAATGTTATTGGAATTTTAGCAACGAAAGGAACTTTAAATAGCGATTTGTTTGAAAAAACTTCAAGTAAAATTGATGATGAAATAGTTGTCTTAGAGCAAGTTGGAGAAGGATTAGTTGAGTTAATTGAGAATGGGGAAATTGATTCTGTTAAAATGACTTCACTTTTAGAAAAGTATTTACAACCAATGGTAGTTAGAAATGTAGATGCTATTGTTCTAGGATGTACACATTATCCATACTTAATTAAAAAGATTAGGGAAATAGTAGGGAATGATATTAAAATTATTGATTCTGGTGAAGCGGTGGCAAGACAAACCAAAGCTATTTTAGAAAAACATAAATTATCTTTTTCAGGTTTGAATGAAAAAACAAATCACCAGTTTTATATCAATCAACCAAAAGAAAATTTATCTTCCCTAATAAAAGAGTATAAAAAAAATATAACTATAAAAGAATTGGACTTTTAA
- a CDS encoding OmpH family outer membrane protein, translating to MKHLKTLLLIAVLTLSFGGVANAQKVAHINYEKLVANMPETKTLKVNIEKLAKTYKDEIEGMAKKLEAKMKKYTAEQVSQTQSENEKRAGEVQQERAKIQQAEQAAYQDMQKKQNDGLLPILEKAKKAVEAVAASKSILYVLDASSGKGLLVSKGEDLYNAVKTKLGF from the coding sequence ATGAAACATTTAAAGACGTTACTATTAATTGCAGTACTTACCTTAAGTTTTGGTGGTGTAGCAAATGCACAAAAAGTAGCTCACATAAATTACGAAAAATTAGTAGCTAATATGCCAGAAACTAAAACGTTAAAGGTAAATATAGAAAAGCTTGCAAAAACCTATAAAGATGAAATTGAAGGTATGGCAAAAAAGTTGGAAGCTAAAATGAAAAAGTATACTGCAGAGCAAGTTTCTCAGACACAATCTGAAAATGAGAAAAGAGCTGGTGAAGTACAACAAGAAAGAGCGAAAATTCAACAAGCTGAACAAGCTGCATACCAAGATATGCAAAAGAAACAAAACGATGGTTTATTACCAATTTTAGAAAAAGCTAAAAAAGCAGTAGAAGCAGTTGCAGCGAGCAAAAGTATTTTATATGTTTTAGATGCGTCTTCTGGTAAAGGATTATTAGTTTCTAAAGGAGAAGATTTATATAATGCAGTAAAAACTAAATTAGGTTTTTAA
- a CDS encoding OmpH family outer membrane protein yields the protein MKNIFFIIVLLLTGSLTIAQKNQRIAYIDMEYILENVPEYLEAQNTLDTKVAKWKNNLDKQARYIEVLKTDLSDEKAILTKDLIEEKEEEITLKQQELRRLESLYFGPKGDMFLLRKQLVQPVQDQVYNAIQGIAARKKYDFVFDKSSDLVMLYSNKKHDISELVLSSIGRAKKVKERNAKKNAPRELTEKQQQVLEAKTAVKDKKLADKEAQKKAIQAKREARLKEREAKRLLLKKKKEELLKKKEQAKKQDNN from the coding sequence ATGAAAAATATATTTTTTATAATCGTTCTTTTACTTACTGGTTCTTTGACTATTGCTCAAAAAAATCAACGTATCGCTTATATAGATATGGAATATATTCTAGAAAATGTTCCAGAATATTTAGAAGCTCAAAATACGTTAGATACTAAAGTAGCCAAATGGAAAAATAATTTAGATAAACAAGCACGTTATATTGAAGTGTTGAAAACCGACTTATCTGACGAGAAAGCTATTTTAACTAAAGATTTAATTGAGGAGAAAGAAGAAGAGATTACCTTAAAACAACAAGAATTAAGAAGATTAGAATCTTTATATTTTGGACCAAAAGGAGACATGTTTTTGTTGAGAAAACAATTAGTTCAGCCAGTGCAAGATCAAGTCTATAATGCGATACAAGGTATCGCTGCTAGAAAAAAGTATGATTTTGTGTTTGATAAATCTAGCGATTTAGTTATGTTGTATTCAAACAAAAAACACGATATTAGCGAGCTCGTTTTAAGTAGTATTGGTAGAGCCAAAAAAGTAAAAGAAAGAAATGCTAAAAAGAATGCTCCAAGAGAGTTAACAGAAAAACAACAGCAAGTTTTAGAAGCTAAAACAGCAGTTAAGGATAAAAAGTTAGCAGATAAAGAAGCACAGAAAAAAGCAATTCAAGCAAAAAGAGAGGCTCGATTAAAAGAAAGAGAAGCAAAAAGATTATTGCTTAAAAAGAAAAAAGAAGAGTTATTAAAGAAAAAAGAACAAGCAAAAAAACAAGATAATAATTAA
- the bamA gene encoding outer membrane protein assembly factor BamA, whose amino-acid sequence MTQLLNIRIENEDLERQANRLQNNFFKQIVTTVTFFSLLLFVTSSVAQTAKDSINVNQSVSFEKGKEYILGGITITGLQKFSEQTVRVYTGLRNGQVIKLPGDKLTSAIKKLYDSKQFSDVDVYLSKIDGNAVYLQFDVIELPQLKEVVFAGVSKSRAKELKKDAELKPGAMVTDNLVVTTKNYFKKKYTDKGFLKTKVALNTQKDTSDINAVSMSIFIDKGEKIKIKSIKFDGNQALSDSKLRGAMKNTKRKFFGRFWKSSKYIEDDYKEDLESILEKYSRIGYRDARILDDKIVWNDDNTISLEIKLEEGRQYKFAEILFVGNKEYSDETLQRLLRIEKGDVYNGAVLKERVTGDGTPSSEDIQTLYQNNGFLFSQVNAVETRVKNDSITVEVRIREDEKATIKKVTVSGNDKTNDHVIFRELRVKPGDLFSRQAIIRSIREIGQLGFFDTNVSPDVNPNYQNKTADIEFAVVEKGGSQIELQGGYGGGSFIGTLGLSFNNFSIRNIFNKEAYKPLPMGDGQNLALRLQSSRTYNTYSLSFTEPWLGGRKPKSLSFSLYSSNQYRFNFQTGAVDRDQSIGIIGASIGLGQRLKWPDDFFQLSQSISYQSFNLNNYQFGVGRDVINNGNLNNLAYNISLTRSSAGPSLIFPTYGSNFSIAAKATFPYSLVNGKDYSSLGTAEKYKWLEYYKLSAKGKWFTSFTPKLVLMTNAELGYLGTYNKEVGNSPFERYFVGGDGIAAFQLDGRETIGLRGYENNRLSSAEGGIMYNKYQLELRYSITDSPSSSIYALGFMEAGNSYNTFSEFNPFELKRSAGLGIRIFMPAFGLLGIDFAHGFDPLPGQSVKSGWQTHFIIGRQF is encoded by the coding sequence ATGACGCAATTATTGAATATCAGAATAGAGAACGAAGATTTGGAAAGACAAGCGAACAGATTACAGAATAATTTTTTTAAGCAAATAGTTACTACGGTAACATTTTTTAGTTTACTACTTTTTGTAACAAGTAGTGTTGCTCAGACGGCAAAAGACTCTATAAATGTTAATCAAAGTGTTAGTTTTGAAAAAGGAAAAGAATATATTCTTGGAGGAATAACAATTACTGGACTTCAGAAATTTAGTGAACAAACTGTGCGTGTTTATACCGGTTTAAGAAATGGTCAGGTAATAAAGTTGCCAGGAGATAAATTGACCAGTGCCATTAAAAAATTATATGATAGTAAGCAATTTAGCGATGTTGATGTTTATCTATCAAAAATTGATGGAAATGCAGTATATCTTCAGTTTGATGTAATAGAATTACCACAATTAAAAGAAGTAGTTTTTGCTGGAGTTTCAAAATCAAGAGCAAAAGAACTTAAAAAAGATGCTGAATTAAAACCTGGTGCAATGGTAACAGACAACTTAGTTGTTACCACAAAAAATTATTTTAAAAAGAAATATACAGACAAAGGTTTTTTAAAGACCAAGGTTGCTTTAAATACTCAAAAAGATACTTCTGACATTAATGCAGTTAGTATGTCTATTTTTATTGATAAAGGAGAGAAAATAAAAATTAAGAGTATAAAATTTGATGGAAATCAAGCGCTATCTGATAGTAAGCTTAGAGGAGCAATGAAAAACACAAAAAGAAAATTCTTTGGACGTTTTTGGAAAAGTTCTAAATATATTGAGGATGATTATAAAGAAGATTTAGAAAGTATATTAGAAAAATATAGTAGAATTGGGTATCGTGATGCAAGAATTTTAGATGATAAAATTGTTTGGAATGATGATAACACGATCAGCTTAGAAATAAAATTAGAAGAAGGAAGACAATATAAGTTTGCAGAAATTTTATTTGTTGGAAATAAAGAATATTCTGATGAAACATTACAACGACTTTTACGAATTGAAAAAGGAGATGTATATAATGGTGCGGTTTTAAAAGAAAGAGTTACTGGAGATGGTACTCCAAGTTCAGAAGATATTCAAACACTTTACCAGAATAATGGATTTTTATTCTCTCAAGTAAATGCTGTTGAAACGAGAGTAAAAAATGATTCTATTACTGTTGAAGTTAGAATTAGAGAAGATGAAAAAGCAACGATTAAAAAAGTAACTGTTTCTGGAAATGATAAAACTAATGATCATGTAATTTTTAGAGAATTACGTGTGAAACCAGGAGATTTATTTAGTCGACAAGCAATAATTAGATCTATTAGAGAGATTGGACAGCTAGGGTTTTTTGATACGAATGTGTCACCAGATGTGAACCCAAATTATCAAAACAAAACAGCAGATATAGAATTTGCTGTGGTAGAAAAAGGAGGTAGTCAGATAGAACTTCAAGGTGGTTATGGAGGTGGATCTTTTATTGGTACTTTAGGACTTTCATTTAATAATTTCTCGATAAGAAACATATTTAATAAAGAAGCTTATAAACCTTTACCAATGGGTGATGGACAGAACTTAGCATTACGTTTACAGTCAAGTAGAACGTATAATACGTATAGTTTGTCTTTTACAGAACCATGGTTAGGAGGTAGAAAACCAAAATCATTATCATTCTCTTTGTATTCTTCAAATCAATATCGTTTTAACTTTCAAACTGGAGCGGTAGATAGAGATCAGAGTATTGGAATTATTGGGGCTAGTATTGGACTAGGTCAACGTTTAAAATGGCCAGATGATTTCTTTCAATTATCACAATCGATAAGTTATCAAAGTTTTAACTTAAATAACTATCAATTTGGTGTTGGTAGAGATGTTATTAATAATGGTAATTTAAATAATTTAGCATATAATATTTCTTTAACTAGAAGTTCTGCTGGACCAAGTTTGATTTTCCCAACGTATGGGTCAAACTTTTCTATTGCTGCAAAAGCAACATTTCCGTATTCTTTAGTAAATGGAAAAGATTATTCAAGTTTAGGTACTGCAGAAAAATATAAGTGGTTAGAATACTATAAATTATCAGCAAAAGGAAAATGGTTTACATCATTTACTCCTAAGTTAGTTTTAATGACCAATGCCGAGTTAGGGTATTTAGGAACATATAATAAAGAGGTTGGAAATTCTCCTTTCGAAAGATATTTTGTTGGAGGAGATGGTATTGCAGCATTTCAATTAGATGGAAGAGAAACAATAGGTTTAAGAGGATATGAAAATAACCGTTTATCTTCTGCAGAAGGAGGTATTATGTATAATAAATATCAATTAGAATTGCGTTATTCTATTACTGATAGTCCGTCATCTTCTATTTATGCCTTAGGGTTTATGGAAGCTGGAAATTCTTATAATACTTTTTCTGAATTTAATCCGTTTGAGTTAAAGAGATCAGCTGGATTAGGGATACGTATATTTATGCCTGCATTTGGATTATTAGGAATAGATTTTGCTCATGGTTTTGATCCATTACCTGGGCAATCTGTAAAATCTGGTTGGCAAACACATTTTATTATTGGAAGACAGTTCTAA
- a CDS encoding isoprenyl transferase, whose product MDKKLRINLDIVPKHVAVIMDGNGRWAKSKGMNRVFGHKNGLKAVRETLETAGELGVKFVTLYAFSTENWKRPKLEVDALMKLLVNSLKKELPTFQENKIKVNAIGNITSLPKRAQKTLLNVIEKTKENDSMTLTFALSYGSREEIVNTIKNISKKVVNKELEIENIDENIINNHLYTFNLPDVDLMIRTSGEKRISNFLLWQMAYAELYFTNVLWPDFRKEDFYDAIIEYQNRERRFGKTSEQITE is encoded by the coding sequence ATGGATAAAAAACTACGTATTAATTTAGATATAGTACCAAAGCACGTTGCCGTTATTATGGATGGTAATGGACGCTGGGCGAAATCTAAAGGAATGAATAGAGTTTTTGGACATAAAAATGGACTAAAAGCAGTTAGAGAAACTTTAGAGACAGCAGGAGAATTAGGGGTGAAGTTTGTGACTTTATACGCTTTTTCTACAGAAAACTGGAAAAGACCTAAGCTAGAAGTAGATGCTTTAATGAAACTTTTAGTGAACTCTCTAAAAAAAGAACTCCCAACTTTTCAAGAAAATAAAATAAAAGTGAATGCTATTGGTAATATTACTAGTTTACCAAAAAGAGCACAAAAGACTTTGTTAAACGTAATAGAAAAGACAAAAGAAAATGATAGTATGACTTTAACTTTTGCATTAAGTTACGGTTCTAGAGAAGAAATTGTTAATACTATTAAAAACATATCTAAAAAAGTTGTTAATAAAGAGCTAGAAATTGAAAATATTGATGAAAATATTATAAATAACCATTTATATACATTTAATTTGCCCGATGTTGATTTGATGATAAGAACTAGCGGAGAAAAACGCATTAGTAATTTCTTATTATGGCAAATGGCTTATGCAGAATTGTACTTTACAAATGTGCTTTGGCCAGATTTTAGGAAGGAAGATTTTTATGACGCAATTATTGAATATCAGAATAGAGAACGAAGATTTGGAAAGACAAGCGAACAGATTACAGAATAA
- a CDS encoding DUF6089 family protein: MKKRLLIVLCLCVTSLSIAQINEVGFFVGGTNYVGDIGRTNYILPSKPAIGLIYKWNWNPRIAVRGTYSYLPIEGKDSRSDNQIRVNRNISFSNTINELAVGIEFNFFEYDLSSDDKTHTPYILAEFVAYDYKTVKSEPTPGSYLYQNTTGYAIPFGIGYKSRFLGKLAIAVEARFRYTLKDDLDYTTSNISSLNFGGNGDDWYMFTGVSLVYTFGRPACYADPK; the protein is encoded by the coding sequence ATGAAAAAACGTTTATTGATAGTTTTATGTTTGTGTGTTACTAGTTTATCTATAGCACAAATTAACGAAGTAGGTTTTTTTGTTGGAGGTACAAACTATGTAGGAGATATTGGTAGAACAAATTATATATTGCCAAGTAAACCCGCAATTGGACTTATTTATAAGTGGAATTGGAACCCTAGAATAGCAGTAAGAGGAACCTATAGTTATTTGCCGATTGAAGGTAAAGACTCAAGATCCGATAATCAAATAAGAGTGAATAGAAATATATCTTTTTCTAATACTATAAATGAATTAGCTGTTGGTATCGAATTCAATTTTTTTGAATATGATTTATCTTCAGATGATAAAACTCATACGCCTTATATTTTAGCAGAATTTGTAGCTTATGATTATAAGACAGTAAAATCTGAACCTACGCCAGGTAGTTATTTATACCAGAATACTACAGGATATGCAATACCTTTTGGAATTGGTTATAAATCAAGATTCCTTGGTAAATTAGCAATTGCAGTAGAAGCAAGGTTTAGGTACACATTAAAAGACGATTTAGATTATACAACGTCAAATATTTCTTCTTTAAATTTTGGAGGAAATGGAGACGATTGGTATATGTTTACAGGTGTTTCATTAGTATATACTTTTGGAAGACCAGCATGTTATGCAGACCCCAAATAA